In a genomic window of Leptidea sinapis chromosome 14, ilLepSina1.1, whole genome shotgun sequence:
- the LOC126967999 gene encoding uncharacterized protein LOC126967999, which yields MPSPYIDFYPSPICVCLDNPAATPATDVNDTDSPVTTPTFQRRKRIFGTKKSKGRKRERCLKDWKDEVRKQNVNRGLQYISRNGKVHNKKLLKPSCPTTCRKKCYEKISGETRSKIFKTFWDIGDHSRQSDFLTKYATKEIKKRITTDKENTKRLSTISYTLPIYETDNVVIRNIPVCKTMFLNTLSISFNFLYTALEKLEKGQGAVQSDQRGKHVHHQKKITDEMKQSVLDHVASFSPVESHYIRKDSNKKYLDGSLSFPKMFRLYEEWFDSSKYTNKITNEQQYRYIINNNINISFHKPKKDVCEECHIFENNKQHTEQEAEKQAEHLKQKDLARQLKAEDKELAQQNPEILTAAYDLQECLNVPHGNVSTFYYKRKLTVYNFTVFDLGHRQGYCFAWHQQTAKRGANEIASCVFKFIEQTDMAGIKDYRFWSDNCSGQNRNRIVFLMYMMASYKYKIKISHRFLILTPKTRQTVCMRL from the coding sequence ATGCCATCACCTTATATTGATTTTTATCCTTCACCAATTTGTGTTTGTCTTGATAATCCTGCCGCTACGCCCGCAACTGACGTTAACGATACAGACTCTCCAGTAACTACTCCAACTTTTCAGAGACGTAAGCGAATTTTTGGAACTAAAAAAAGCAAAGGTAGAAAAAGAGAACGTTGTCTGAAGGACTGGAAGGATGAGGTAAGGAAACAAAATGTCAACAGAGGTTTACAATATATTAGTAGAAATGGAAAAGTGCATAATAAAAAACTACTGAAACCTTCATGTCCTACAACCTGTAGAAAgaaatgttatgaaaaaatatccGGAGAGACTAGATCAAAGATATTTAAAACGTTTTGGGATATTGGAGATCATTCCAGGCAGTCGGACTTTTTGACGAAGTATGCTACCAAAGAAATAAAGAAGAGGATAACAACAGACAAGGAGAATACTAAAAGACTGAGTACTATTTCTTATACTTTACCTATTTACGAAACAGACAACGTTGTTATAAGGAATATACCTGTATGTAAAACCATGTTTTTAAATACCTTATCTATAAGTTTCAATTTCCTTTATACAGCTTTAGAAAAACTAGAGAAAGGACAAGGAGCTGTACAGTCTGATCAGCGAGGAAAGCATGTTCACCAtcagaaaaaaataactgatgaaatgaaacaaagTGTGCTTGACCATGTTGCAAGTTTTTCGCCTGTGGAATCACATTATATTCGTAAAGATTCCAACAAGAAGTATCTTGACGGGTCTCTATCGTTTCCTAAAATGTTTAGACTGTATGAAGAATGGTTTGATTCCAgtaagtacacaaataaaataactaatgaGCAGCAATATCGTTACATTATCAACAACAATATAAACATTAGTTTCCATAAGCCGAAAAAAGATGTATGTGAAGAATGTcacatatttgaaaataataaacaacacACAGAACAAGAAGCAGAAAAACAGGCAGAGCACTTGAAACAAAAAGATTTAGCAAGACAGTTAAAAGCAGAAGACAAAGAATTAGCGCAACAGAATCCAGAAATACTGACAGCCGCTTACGATCTCCAAGAGTGCTTGAATGTACCCCATGGGAACGTAAgcacattttattataaacgaaAACTGACCGTTTATAattttactgtttttgatctAGGACATCGTCAAGGTTATTGCTTTGCCTGGCACCAACAAACTGCTAAAAGAGGAGCAAATGAAATTGCTAgctgtgtttttaaatttattgaacaaACAGATATGGCAGGTATAAAAGATTACCGATTCTGGTCTGATAACTGCAGTGGTCAGAATCGGAACAGAAtcgtttttttaatgtatatgaTGGCaagttataaatacaaaataaaaattagtcaTCGTTTTCTGATTCTGACACCCAAAACGAGGCAGACAGTATGCATGCGCTTATAG
- the LOC126968012 gene encoding alpha-(1,3)-fucosyltransferase C-like, whose amino-acid sequence MILHKILTRRHFGKILLLLITIYAGNLYLYYKSKFYDIRAHRKETLSHLNQQNFKYILQWTRRFTAPFDFMGEGNSAFIQNKCKFTNCYVTDDTQYFLDHTDFDAIAFNSKNVISLWPFLMPRRRTPKQKYIFSGLESSDFYPACDENLDGFFNWTFTYKLDSNIQWGYITIYNLNNTVVGPKIDMLWPDKMEPISEKLKTKLSRKTKAVAWFVSNCHTKRRREEFVSVFSDKLSKWGWTVDIYGACGPLSCPRSDSSSCFKMIEEQYHFYLSFENSFAEDYVTEKLLTALNNYAVPVVFGGADYTRFLPEGSYLNALALGPEKLAEEINDIMANKTKYYDFFRWRNHFVYKLTEKLDVCNLCEWLNNDDKVNEVTVWNDFRTWWNGARFKENCV is encoded by the exons ATGATTCTTCACAAAATATTAACGCGACGACATTTtggtaaaatattgttattgttaatcACCATTTATGCCGGAAACTTATATCTGTATTACAAGAGtaaattttatgatattagAGCTCACAGAAAGGAAACCTTATCACATCTAaatcaacaaaattttaaatacattttgcaATGGACGAGAAGATTTACTGCACCATTTGACTTTATGGGAGAAGGCAATTCCGCGTTCATACAAAACAAGTGTAAGTTTACAAACTGTTATGTCACAGATGACACACAATACTTTCTGGACCACACAGACTTTGATGCTATCGCTTTTAACAGCAAAAATGTGATTTCCCTATGGCCTTTTCTTATGCCTCGACGTCGCACACCGAAGCAAAAGTATATATTTAGTGGATTGGAATCTTCTGACTTTTATCCAGCGTGTGATGAGAACCTCGACGGATTCTTCAATTGGACTTTTACATATAAATTAGATTCCAATATTCAATGGggatatataacaatatataatttaaataatacagtAGTGGGTCCAAAAATCGATATGTTATGGCCAGATAAAATGGAGCCAATAAGTGAAAagttaaaaactaaattgtCGCGTAAAACGAAGGCCGTCGCTTGGTTTGTTTCTAACTGTCATACTAAACGAAGGAGAGAGGAATTTGTGAGTGTATTTAGCGATAAGTTATCAAAATGGGGATGGACAGTTGATATCTACGGGGCGTGTGGTCCGTTAAGTTGTCCGCGAAGTGATTCTAGTTCATGTTTCAAAATGATCGAGGAGCAGTATCATTTCTATCTGTCCTTTGAGAATTCGTTCGCTGAGGATTACGTGACAGAGAAGCTATTGACGGCGCTCAACAATTACGCTGTACCTGTTGTTTTTGGAGGAGCAGACTATACAAG ATTCCTTCCTGAAGGAAGTTACCTGAACGCCTTAGCCCTTGGGCCAGAGAAGCTTGCCGAGGAAATTAACGACATAATGGCGAACAAGACAAAGTATTACGACTTCTTCCGTTGGAGGAACCATTTTGTGTACAAATTAACAGAGAAGTTGGATGTTTGTAACTTGTGCGAGTGGTTAAATAATGACGACAAAGTTAATGAAGTGACTGTATGGAACGACTTCAGAACTTGGTGGAATGGTGCtagatttaaagaaaattgtGTATAG
- the LOC126968013 gene encoding alpha-(1,3)-fucosyltransferase C-like — translation MFLHYCVRRHFGKILILAVVSYALYLYHIYSTKLYDIRAHRKEIVSHLRHKNLKYILQWTRRFSAPFDFMGEGNSAFIQNKCKFTNCYVTDDTQYFLDHREFDAIAFNSRDVIHLWPFQMPQHRSPKQKYIFGGMESPDFFPACSENLDGFFNWTWTYKLDSNFRWGYITIYDLNENVVGPKIDMIWPIKMEPISEELKVKLSIKTKAVAWFVSHCKTKRRREEFVAVLSDELEKWGWTVDIYGACGPLSCPRSDSSSCFKMIEEQYHFYLSFENSFAEDYVTEKLLTALNNYAVPVVFGGADYTRFLPEGSYLNALALGPEKLAEEINDIMANKTKYYDYFRWRNHFVYKSTEKLDVCNLCEWLNKDDKVNEVTVWNDFRTWWNGARFKENCA, via the exons ATGTTTCTACATTACTGTGTGCGACGGCATTTCggaaaaatattgatattagcTGTCGTCTCTTACGCATTATACTTGTATCATATTTACAGTACAAAATTATACGATATTAGAGCACACAGGAAGGAAATAGTATCACATCTTCGTcacaaaaacttaaaatacaTATTGCAATGGACGCGAAGATTCAGTGCACCATTCGACTTTATGGGAGAAGGCAATTCCGCGTTTATACAAAACAAGTGTAAGTTTACAAACTGTTATGTCACAGATGACACACAATACTTTCTCGACCACAGAGAGTTTGACGCTATTGCTTTCAACAGCAGAGACGTAATTCATCTCTGGCCTTTTCAAATGCCTCAACATCGATCACCGAAGCAGAAGTATATATTTGGTGGTATGGAATCTCCCGACTTTTTTCCCGCATGCAGTGAGAATCTGGACGGATTCTTCAACTGGACTTGGACGTACAAATTAGATTCAAATTTCCGATGGGGATACATAACTAtctatgatttaaatgaaaacGTTGTCGGTCCGAAAATCGACATGATATGGCCAATTAAAATGGAGCCAATTAGTGAAGAGTTAAAGGTTAAATTGTCAATTAAAACCAAAGCAGTTGCGTGGTTTGTATCGCATTGTAAAACCAAACGTAGAAGAGAAGAATTTGTAGCTGTGTTGAGCGATGAGTTAGAAAAGTGGGGTTGGACAGTTGATATCTACGGGGCGTGTGGTCCGTTAAGTTGTCCGCGAAGTGATTCTAGTTCATGTTTTAAAATGATCGAGGAGCAGTATCATTTCTATCTGTCCTTTGAGAATTCGTTCGCTGAGGATTACGTGACTGAGAAGCTATTGACGGCGCTCAACAATTACGCTGTACCTGTTGTTTTTGGAGGAGCAGACTATACAag ATTCCTTCCTGAAGGAAGTTACCTGAACGCCTTAGCCCTTGGACCAGAGAAGCTTGCCGAGGAAATTAACGACATAATGGCGAACAAGACAAAGTATTATGACTACTTCCGTTGGAGGAACCATTTTGTGTACAAATCAACAGAGAAGTTGGATGTTTGTAACTTGTGCGAGTGGTTAAATAAAGACGACAAAGTAAATGAAGTGACTGTATGGAACGACTTCAGAACTTGGTGGAATGGTGCtagatttaaagaaaattgtGCTTAG